Proteins encoded within one genomic window of Trichoderma asperellum chromosome 2, complete sequence:
- a CDS encoding uncharacterized protein (EggNog:ENOG41), whose translation MPAHRYVQFLRNRVMAFLCNSRRRLFVMLWIAIVLFLPSFTYLASNSKISIYVPRISFEYPDRPRIHPYNASKVALLIENRPSAILAPILLHFISVVPPDWQFRFMGSPLSVASINRSAAIRHQVASGKLDLTYIPENMSTNGQEEISQFLTTLWLYEVVLQPAEWLLVFQTDSMFCASSRLNLNEFLEYDWVGAPWNPGGQWGGNGGLSLRRVSRIIDILRNQRRANGSQPEDVWLSERLAHHPNGKVANGSVSLTFSGEMHGGQPEHSMNNSSSSNLDHVGDGEYMSGVDDWRIGFYEPMGYHIGGSGSFLHSPIWGSPELREHMWKYCPEIKMTLAMDIAKYIPGNCGATWI comes from the exons ATGCCCGCCCATCGTTATGTCCAGTTTCTCCGAAATAGGGTCATGGCATTTCTTTGCAACTCGAGACGACGACTGTTCGTGATGTTATGGATAGCCATCGT TCTCTTCCTCCCATCATTCACATACCTCGCCTCCAACTCCAAAATTTCAATTTACGTTCCACGCATCAGCTTCGAATACCCAGACAGGCCGCGCATCCATCCATACAACGCCTCCAAAGTCGCCCTCCTTATCGAAAACCGCCCCAGTGCCATTCTCGCGCCGATCCTGCTACACTTTATATCCGTCGTACCGCCCGACTGGCAGTTCCGCTTCATGGGATCTCCCCTTTCAGTGGCTTCGATCAACCGCTCTGCCGCCATCCGGCACCAAGTTGCCTCCGGGAAGCTCGATCTCACATACATCCCCGAAAACATGAGCACAAACggacaagaagaaattaGCCAGTTTCTCACCACGCTATGGCTGTACGAGGTTGTGCTTCAACCGGCAGAGTGGCTGCTGGTTTTCCAAACAGACTCCATGTTCTGTGCGAGTAGTAGGCTGAACCTCAACGAGTTTTTGGAATATGACTGGGTTGGAGCGCCATGGAACCCTGGAGGGCAATGGGGTGGAAATGGAGGCTTGTCGCTGCGGCGTGTGAGCCGCATCATCGACATCCTGCGCAACCAGCGACGTGCCAACGGCTCGCAACCCGAAGATGTTTGGCTATCCGAACGTCTTGCCCATCATCCCAACGGTAAAGTGGCTAATGGATCCGTGTCACTGACGTTTTCTGGGGAAATGCACGGCGGGCAGCCAGAGCACTCTATGAATAATTCAAGTAGCTCCAACCTTGACCAtgtcggcgatggcgagTATATGTCGGGAGTAGATGACTGGAGAATAGGATTTTACGAGCCAATGGGATACCACATTGGTGGTAGCggttcttttcttcatagTCCTATTTGGGGATCGCCAGAGCTGAGGGAACACATGTGGAAATACTGTCCGGAAATCAAGATGACGTTGGCGATGGATATAGCCAAGTATATCCCTGGTAACTGCGGCGCGACGTGGATATAA
- a CDS encoding uncharacterized protein (EggNog:ENOG41~TransMembrane:1 (o433-452i)): MALPFPQANIKLDYPLYAVSFDPQDANRLVVGGGGGAGRSGVANKISVVETVDQGELRVSGDIALSRDEDSVMSLAVAESANDKPSYVYAGINSSPKEMSKGKNNHLRTFSVEQTKSRAAGAENPDVQVAEVSRSAFFTNPDADTYQPVLRISGSIGAAATRMCKEPQLAIFDASGPKPKSKGVLGLDKDAEDLDIIQCEDGEYLLAYCHKYELYLVKIGKKNSDPELIFTMTDDHGELAAFRSIRFVTPSFILAAANLPKSSGVILQGFRLPTPGHDKARISATVRIPKNISATALAIANASPPSSPSTPVGNTQFVIAVAGNDSSIYFYSMDHKALASIELLSNLNPLYTLKDAHKGDNITGLAFSNFIPPKQHLTQQFLKLASITLQSGVTVHSIALRRHIDVLPGKPIDETAARYVTALRAKAPSRRPVVITLSIIILIMAVIGQGIMEMYGMSKPIINAQKFLPSWHGTLRDPTHPPAAFNKDFLISRLAGSDINTAETLVMWEADHPALDAEDSPGGKKLSLDVHDEEVHGPAKTWDELPAAQKNAWKQRLQKAGAWTQNMGESVFRGILFGELAGAVGHAVAEGLA; this comes from the exons ATGGCGCTGCCATTCCCACAAGCCAACATAAAGCTCGACTATCCGCTGTACGCAGTCAGCTTTGATCCTCAAGATGCGAATCGTTTAGTTGTcggtggaggcggcggcgctgggcGCTCTGGCGTGGCCAACAAGATT TCTGTTGTTGAGACCGTTGACCAGGGCGAGCTACGAGTATCTGGAGACATAGCTCTTTCCCGCGATGAAGACTCCGTAATGTCGCTCGCCGTTGCCGAGAGCGCCAACGACAAGCCGTCCTATGTCTACGCCGGCATCAACTCAAGCCCCAAAGAGATGTCCAAGGGCAAGAATAACCATCTCCGAACGTTTTCCGTCGAGCAAACCAAGTCGCGAGCCGCCGGTGCTGAGAACCCCGATGTACAGGTCGCAGAGGTGTCTCGAAGCGCCTTCTTCACGAACCCGGATGCCGACACTTACCAACCCGTACTGCGCATCTCTGGATCCAttggcgccgccgccacacGCATGTGCAAGGAGCCTCAGCTGGCCATCTTTGACGCCTCGGGGCCGAAACCCAAATCCAAGGGTGTCTTGGGGCTGGACAAGGATGCGGAGGACCTGGACATCATCCAGTGCGAAGATGGAGAGTACTTGCTTGCGTACTGCCACAAGTACGAGCTGTACCTGGTCAAAATCGGCAAGAAGAACAGCGATCCAGAGCTCATTTTCACAATGACAGATGACCATGGTGAGCTGGCTGCGTTCCGCTCGATTCGATTTGTGACACCCAGCTTTATCCTTGCCGCTGCCAATCTACCAAAGTCAAGCGGTGTCATCCTCCAGGGCTTCCGATTGCCCACCCCAGGCCACGACAAGGCGCGGATATCTGCGACAGTGCGTATCCCGAAGAATATCTCTGCAACGGCCCTCGCTATCGCAAACGCATCGCCTCCTTCGTCTCCATCGACTCCCGTGGGCAATACACAGTTTGTCATTGCGGTGGCTGGCAATGACTCCTccatttatttttatagcatGGATCACAAGGCTCTTGCCTCTATAGAGCTTCTTTCCAACTTGAACCCACTCTACACTTTGAAAGACGCTCACAAAGGTGATAATATCACCGGCCTGGCGTTTTCGAATTTCATCCCTCCCAAACAACACCTCACTCAGCAGTTCCTCAAGCTGGCTAGTATTACTCTTCAGAGTGGCGTGACTGTTCATAGCATCGCTTTGAGGCGACATATTGACGTACTCCCTGGAAAGCCGATCGATGAGACGGCAGCCCGATATGTCACTGCCCTACGTGCCAAGGCGCCTTCTAGACGACCAGTCGTCATCACGCTTTCTATCATTATCCTCATCATGGCCGTTATTGGACAGGGTATCATGGAAATGTATGGCATGAGCAAGCCCATCATCAATGCGCAAAAGTTCCTCCCGTCTTGGCATGGCACCTTGCGCGATCCGACTCACCCACCAGCTGCTTTCAACAAGGACTTTCTCATCTCAAGGCTAGCTGGCAGTGACATTAACACTGCGGAGACTCTCGTTATGTGGGAGGCGGACCATCCTGCTCTGGATGCTGAAGATAGCCCTGGCGGTAAGAAGCTCTCCTTGGATGTCCACGATGAAGAGGTTCACGGCCCCGCCAAGACTTGGGACGAACTACCTGCTGCGCAGAAGAATGCCTGGAAGCAGAGGCTGCAGAAGGCAGGTGCATGGACGCAGAATATGGGCGAGAGCGTGTTCAGGGGCATCCTGTTTGGTGAGCTTGCAGGTGCTGTTGGCCATGCTGTGGCGGAAGGGCTGGCTTaa
- a CDS encoding uncharacterized protein (EggNog:ENOG41), protein MLQLWKRSWYDCISSQPSPPPCLDSTVQGFSPPPLFGSSSQSSWSLCVFNKSLKIRIQCSIDAQLLKTSASRWYLGRLHSQYEPVITSKFSSRLEETRKLIPNVKLDWPTPPTKDPRAAYNSSKLALLIEARPIPHLSPLILHMITVVPPDWRFLFIGSRESIHSVSQAYSIKHQQVIGKLDLMQLPSPWSAASKEDVFRLLTDSRFYDEFLPGVEWVLKYEHDSILCANSETSLNDCLDWDWAGVSRIDDDSFSGNGGASLRRVSVIKRILSFQARFNDSEPEDEWFRKRLWALPGAKVASKLDGAIAVEGVYVERPMGYHVREGGGNLNEEIWGDAARRREILEYCPELRMIMDMKLERERCPDDNGNGDRKLSDVEVITTVREGNGDAKTMPNDIEVIARPPQPPPLPQPWRASITTVAASITTVGASVTTVGGPLRTGID, encoded by the exons ATGCTGCAATTGTGGAAAAGGAGCTGGTACGACTGTATCAGCAGCCaaccatcaccgccaccatGTCTGGATTCAACAGTTCAGGGGTTCTCTCCACCTCCCCTATTCGGATCCTCTTCCCAATCCTCTTGGTCTTTATGTGTGTTCAATAAGAGTCTCAAGATTCGAATCCAGTGCTCAATCGACGCTCAGCTGCTAAAAACATCGGCCTCTAGGTGGTATCTCGGTCGTTTGCACTCTCAATATGAGCCCGTCATCACATCCAAGTTCTCCTCCAGGCTTGAGGAAACACGAAAATTGATTCCCAACGTCAAATTAGACTGGCCAACTCCACCCACCAAAGATCCTCGAGCCGCTTACAACTCGTCTAagcttgctcttctcatcGAAGCCAGGCCAATACCTCACCTTTCCCCTCTGATACTACACATGATAACGGTGGTGCCACCTGACTGGCGATTCCTCTTTATCGGCTCGCGCGAGAGTATTCACAGCGTCAGTCAAGCCTACTCGATCAAGCACCAGCAGGTCATTGGTAAGCTGGATTTGATGCAACTTCCTTCTCCATGGAGTGCCGCCAGTAAAGAGGATGTTTTCAGGCTGCTTACCGATTCGAGATTTTATGATGAGTTCCTGCCAGGCGTAGAGTGGGTCTTGAAATATGAGCATGACAGCATTCTATGTGCAAACTCGGAGACAAGTTTGAATGACTGCCTTGACTGGGATTGGGCTGGTGTGTCGCG CATCGATGACGACAGTTTCTCTGGCAATGGGGGCGCCTCTCTCCGTAGAGTATCTGTGATCAAGCGAATTCTCAGCTTCCAGGCACGTTTCAACGATTCAGAACCTGAAGATGAGTGGTTCAGAAAACGTCTATGGGCGTTGCCAGGAGCTAAAGTCGCATCCAAGCTAGATGGTGCCATTGCCGTTGAAGGTGTCTACGTGGAGAGACCCATGGGCTATCACGTTCGTGAGGGCGGGGGAAACTTGAACGAAGAGATATGGGGGGACGCAGCTCGCCGAAGGGAAATACTCGAATACTGCCCAGAGCTAAGGATGATTATGGATATGAAGCTAGAGCGGGAGAGATGCCCGGATGATAATGGCAATGGGGATAGAAAACTCTCTGATGTTGAGGTAATAACCACAGTTCGGGAGGGAAATGGAGACGCCAAGACAATGCCGAATGATATCGAGGTTATAGCGCGGCCACCACAACCTCCTCCTTTGCCACAGCCTTGGAGGGCTTCTATAACCACAGTAGCGGCTTCAATCACTACAGTAGGAGCTTCTGTCACCACGGTTGGAGGCCCTCTTCGTACTGGTATAGATTAG
- a CDS encoding uncharacterized protein (EggNog:ENOG41): protein MEATSSPMKRRAVLGAKDANAALTTPSTHKITRIGTPMLLTPSSLLVSSPMGGTVSEKGKKRTAEEGGEEVADESPETKKTCVDGTTRSRSPSIETSSLFDTSAGDASWATAPTEPDTATTAADTLLTATRPRALTREQAREKAEILRLRLGLAGYKLRTGQTTIPLSKLQRKPLPPSTVTRKRAHTVTHTKPTNTHSRAQSADSIPQVPALSQVSTTTSVASDAMTLPASQESVIVETRGNTPDRIESQEEAGSNERDKTVLLPISELDSPSKFFQSSPAPAPVSSLRSTCTDTASNDVERS, encoded by the exons ATGGAAGCTACCTCGTCGCCCATGAAGCGACGCGCCGTGCTTGGTGCAAAGGACGCGAACGCGGCACTGACAACACCGAGTACACACAAAATTACCAGGATAGGAACACCAATGTTGTTAACACCTTCATCTCTCTTGGTGAGCAGTCCAATGGGAGGAACTGTAtcagaaaaaggaaagaagcgAACGGCAGAAGAGGGGGGCGAAGAGGTAGCGGACGAGAGTCCGGAGACCAAGAAGACGTGTGTTGATGGG ACTACGCGGTCACGGTCACCCAGCATTGAAACGAGCTCTCTCTTCGATACTTCTGCCGGAGACGCTTCCTGGGCTACTGCACCAACAGAACCAGACACGGCCACGACAGCTGCAGATACGCTACTGACAGCTACAAGGCCTAGAGCATTAACGAGGGAGCAGGCAAGAGAG AAGGCAGAGATTCTCCGATTGCGACTTGGTCTCGCAGGATACAAGCTGCGCACCGGCCAAACAACGATTCCCCTCTCCAAACTCCAGCGCAAACCCCTCCCTCCATCAACAGTTACACGCAAACGAGCACATACCGTTACCCATACGAAACCGACGAATACGCATAGTAGGGCCCAAAGCGCGGATTCAATCCCGCAGGTGCCCGCACTGTCACAAGTGTCGACCACCACATCGGTAGCATCTGATGCTATGACTCTACCTGCCTCTCAGGAGAGTGTTATTGTAGAGACCAGGGGAAACACGCCTGACCGCATTGAgtcacaagaagaagctgggagTAATGAAAGAGACAAGACGGTTCTGCTTCCCATTAGCGAACTGGATTCTCCTTCTAAATTCTTCCAGTCGAGCCCGGCACCAGCGCCGGTATCATCTCTGAGGAGCACATGTACAGATACGGCGTCAAATGACGTAGAAAGGTCATGA
- a CDS encoding uncharacterized protein (EggNog:ENOG41) yields MAANMQHMAGAGQMMPQQLRKPTASQLQQAVYQNIQQNTPPLNGMTWQSNFSVNERMGKTLDLITNITLAMGTLDYSRATDFGCQFEREVFHKSPTKEAYDQAMASKTMDFFKKRQANEPGLQNSLNASAQAQAHAQAQAQAQALMLQAQMGRGQTPQQGFQHMPHPMQATQMPQQQQQQQPSFMQQQQQQQQLAMGMANQAGRGIGPNPQAMGMAGGPNRNMFPNDVARLAQADKNKVMELATKMMAQATEQQKASTRLHLQSRLTAQQLAELQTQGRDPLVWWYQNQAFQALKQSSTMHRFQPPGPANPNNPQAAMMQQQQSQNSLQQQRQNMINAAQQPGAGHDFPPFTPNMDSIKDQQVAGLMAQQAGQVVVPASNGNGRNVTPQPGNQNISNQQMQNQTPRTAQQQQQQQQQAKLNQAAQQSQALQAQAQMKMQNQQQMTGNMATSQSPAMNTLNTPVSRPGVMNPMAPQGMSQNGISPFGDQRFHQGIQRPNNPAFNAMLTNMTPEQRQAINGLPPDKLNEVMRRWQNQRQEQIANMNANPMMQQQMANRPQNQFNQAGNMAPGPQNMQQVNAPGAGNQQQPMPMNRMTPQGSQLQFVMDSMDLPPSIINQINGLPAEVKKWRDLKVWISQNNTLPPTVRGQLAAFQQKQFQVLMQRRAASVPQQPGQAINMNPAMPMQVANQQPGIQRQMANLPPQLLQVSPQEMMHIRSQKPGLVNVPDEQLRSMIISMKRSSWQQQQQQQQLRAQQLQAQNQQLQAAAANNMAGAQGPQNPMQIQQTQPNLTPQQTQAQTMPNAMSQTASMQAANLKQQPNANQARNNQSQAAKTLKRPNPDDGADAANMKASISAARQPPAPSAAAASQPTQQPVQRPGAKFPPQLTPQQEAQLNPEQRARYEQILRMQGKAPAPAATGAVPSESLMRLKMIGQEEQKLFAQESTPDIPMGPEEYAETAAKLKRIVQDMSKVGRGLSKWYSLTQDDARAKMFFRTRLRLIKQHVDGEKMEIIKDAFSIRSSELDQARAMLESMAKDLAASVAGGRHLKPGSQTQAQPLSQQQMQQAQQKNQLTQPAPLNAANLEKNAQAMNKLNQQQKQANKAGQVPPPAPTSAQPPFPFGAATSPDGNPTYMSKPKEINLQLPPARKKPRLTNSGPSSQVATPSPQISKNASPDIQRQQGPPKPLHLCTEPDCDQSISGFPSKQALQHHIDEEHTKPKADPYKFVGESLAEALGLELDGTIKKEQKEGAQAMSLSTSKQGQSSGNLVGTPMSVDGTGMKRSASAMSKAQDVKAGVKLDATAKAGDGKQVNGTAMLVNATDPWANSTIDPQTLLQNLGFENGLPNIVNEANMYRSFTPKDTPESSKDGASEPNSDISEGAALDIDMNWHTLDNDVLMDFTNACINGEMDSTENLKAAVANIDPTLLLAGPPGVPDWDEIQVDFTKPFELDMSLYSLDVTSDL; encoded by the exons ATGGCCGCCAACATGCAGCACATGGCTGGGGCAGGCCAGATGATGCCTCAACAACTGCGAAAGCCCACAGCTagccagctgcagcaggctGTTTATCAGAATATTCAACAAAACACACCGCCATTAAATGGCATGACTTGGCAATCAAATTTCTCTGTTAATGAGCGAATGGGAAAGACATTGGACTT AATCACAAACATCACTCTCGCCATGGGCACTCTTGACTACAGCCGAGCAACCGATTTTGGATGTCAGTTCGAACGAGAAGTGTTTCATAAATCACCAACCAAA GAAGCGTATGACCAGGCCATGGCAAGTAAGACTATGGATTTTTTCAAGAAACGACAGGCCAACGAACCTGGCCTTCAAAACAGCCTCAACGCCAGTGCCCAGGCCCAAGCGCATGCCCAGGCTCAAGCACAAGCCCAGGCACTAATGTTGCAGGCTCAGATGGGCCGTGGCCAGACTCCCCAGCAGGGATTTCAGCACATGCCGCATCCCATGCAAGCCACTCAGAtgccccagcagcaacagcaacagcaaccatCGTTtatgcaacagcagcagcagcagcagcagcttgccatGGGTATGGCTAACCAAGCCGGCCGCGGTATAGGTCCCAACCCACAAGCGATGGGCATGGCTGGCGGTCCTAATAGAAATATGTTCCCTAACGATGTGGCGAGACTGGCTCAGGCTGATAAAAACAAAGTCATGGAACTTGCGACCAAGATGATGGCTCAGGCTacagagcagcaaaaagctAGCACACGGCTCCATTTACAATCAAGGCTCACAGCTCAGCAGCTTGCCGAACTCCAGACGCAGGGGAGAGATCCTCTTGTTTGGTGGTACCAGAATCAGGCATTTCAAGCCCTTAAGCAGTCTTCCACAATGCACCGATTCCAGCCACCTGGTCCTGCGAACCCAAACAACCCTCAAGCTGCTATgatgcaacaacaacagagcCAAAATTCTCTACAGCAACAGAGGCAAAATATGATAAACGCAGCCCAGCAGCCTGGTGCAGGCCATGATTTCCCTCCATTCACCCCAAACATGGATAGCATCAAGGATCAGCAGGTGGCCGGCCTAATGGCTCAACAGGCGGGCCAAGTTGTCGTACCAGcgagcaatggcaatggaaGAAATGTCACTCCTCAGCCTGGTAACCAAAACATTTCCAATCAACAGATGCAAAATCAAACGCCTCGTactgctcagcagcagcagcaacagcagcagcaggctaaGCTGAACCAAGCCGCTCAGCAGTCTCAAGCTTTACAAGCACAGGCACAAATGAAGATGCAGAACCAGCAGCAAATGACGGGAAATATGGCTACATCGCAGAGCCCAGCCATGAATACCCTAAACACTCCCGTATCAAGACCGGGCGTTATGAATCCCATGGCGCCGCAGGGTATGAGCCAGAACGGCATATCTCCATTTGGCGACCAGCGATTTCACCAGGGAATTCAACGGCCTAACAATCCCGCTTTCAACGCTATGCTCACTAACATGACCCCAGAACAAAGGCAAGCAATCAACGGTCTTCCTCCGGACAAGCTTAATGAAGTCATGCGTCGATGGCAAAATCAGCGACAGGAGCAGATAGCAAACATGAATGCAAATCCGATGATGCAGCAACAAATGGCTAATCGACCTCAGAACCAGTTCAACCAGGCAGGGAACATGGCCCCTGGTCCTCAGAATATGCAACAAGTGAATGCTCCTGGCGCAGGCAATCAACAACAGCCAATGCCAATGAACCGTATGACACCTCAGGGCTCCCAGCTTCAGTTTGTGATGGACTCGATGGATTTGCCTCCCAGCATAATAAATCAAATCAACGGCCTGCCTGCAGAAGTTAAAAAATGGAGAGATTTGAAGGTGTGGATCAGCCAAAACAATACGCTTCCACCAACTGTTCGTGGCCAGCTAGCTGCTTTCCAACAGAAGCAATTCCAAGTGCTTATGCAAAGGCGGGCTGCCAGTGTGCCCCAGCAGCCTGGACAGGCTATAAACATGAATCCTGCGATGCCAATGCAAGTGGCAAATCAACAACCTGGAATACAGCGACAGATGGCCAATTTACCACCACAATTGCTTCAAGTCTCGCCTCAGGAGATGATGCATATCCGAAGTCAGAAACCTGGGTTGGTCAACGTTCCTGATGAGCAACTTCGATCGATGATTATCTCGATGAAGAGGAGTAgctggcagcaacagcaacagcagcagcagctgagggCCCAGCAGTTGCAGGCCCAAAACCAGCAGCTACAAGCTGCCGCCGCAAATAATATGGCTGGTGCCCAGGGCCCTCAAAACCCCATGCAGATCCAGCAGACTCAACCTAATCTCACACCTCAACAAACCCAGGCGCAGACGATGCCCAATGCCATGAGCCAGACTGCTTCGATGCAAGCGGCCAACTTAAAGCAGCAACCGAACGCGAATCAGGCACGCAATAACCAATCCCAAGCTGCGAAAACTCTTAAACGCCCTAACCCTGATGACGGTGCCGATGCTGCCAACATGAAGGCTTCCATATCTGCTGCACGACAGCCGCCGGCGCCatcggcggcagcggcatcgCAACCAACCCAACAGCCAGTACAAAGGCCAGGGGCGAAATTCCCGCCGCAGCTTACACCTCAACAAGAGGCTCAATTGAATCCCGAACAAAGAGCTAGGTATGAACAGATTTTGAGGATGCAAGGCAAGGCTCCGGCTCCGGCTGCTACAGGAGCAGTACCCTCAGAGTCTCTGATGCGCCTCAAGATGATtgggcaagaagagcaaaagctGTTCGCTCAAGAATCCACTCCAGACATTCCAATGGGCCCTGAGGAGTACGCAGAAACCGCAGCAAAGCTCAAACGAATTGTCCAGGACATGAGCAAGGTTGGCCGTGGGCTAAGCAAGTGGTATTCCCTCACGCAAGATGACGCGCGTGCCAAAATGTTCTTTAGAACT CGATTGCGTCTCATCAAGCAACATGTGGACGGCGAAAAGATGGAGATAATCAAGGACGCCTTCAGTATCCGCTCTTCTGAACTGGATCAGGCTCGCGCTATGCTTGAGAGTATGGCTAAAGATCTGGCTGCTAGTGTGGCGGGCGGCCGGCATTTGAAGCCAGGCAGCCAGACACAAGCTCAACCGTTATCTCAACAGCAAATGCAGCAGGCACAGCAAAAGAATCAGCTAACGCAGCCAGCTCCTCTGAATGCCGCTAATCTGGAGAAGAACGCGCAGGCGATGAACAAATTgaaccagcagcagaagcaggcCAATAAAGCAGGCCAAGTGCCGCCCCCCGCCCCAACAAGCGCTCAGCCACCCTTCCCATTCGGAGCAGCGACCTCGCCTGATGGTAACCCTACTTACATGAgcaaacctaaagaaatcaACTTGCAGCTACCGCCTGCTCGAAAGAAGCCAAGACTGACAAATTCTGGTCCGTCTTCTCAAGTGGCCACTCCCTCGCCACAGATTTCAAAGAATGCGTCTCCAGATATCCAACGCCAGCAAGGCCCACCGAAACCTTTACATCTCTGCACGGAGCCCGACTGCGACCAGTCTATTTCTGGATTCCCTAGTAAAcaagctcttcaacatcacaTCGATGAAGAGCATACTAAGCCCAAAGCCGACCCGTACAAATTTGTGGGAGAGTCTCTTGCGGAGGCACTGGGTCTAGAACTAGACGGCACCATCAAAAAGGAGCAGAAGGAGGGGGCGCAAGCAATGAGTTTGTCAACTTCAAAACAGGGTCAATCTTCCGGAAATCTTGTCGGCACACCCATGTCCGTGGATGGTACTGGCATGAAGCGATCAGCCAGCGCCATGAGCAAGGCCCAAGATGTGAAAGCCGGCGTCAAGTTGGACGCGACTGccaaggctggcgatggGAAGCAGGTTAACGGCACTGCAATGCTTGTCAATGCAACGGACCCATGGGCCAACTCGACTATTGACCCTCAGACACTCCTACAGAACTTGGGCTTTGAAAACGGGCTGCCAAATATCGTCAACGAGGCCAACATGTACAGGTCTTTCACGCCAAAGGATACCCCAGAGTCTAGCAAGGACGGTGCGAGCGAGCCTAATAGCGATATCTCTGAGGGTGCTGCGCTTGACATTGACATGAATTGGCATACCCTTGATAATGACGTTCTAATGGATTTCACCAACGCCTGCATTAATGGGGAGATGGACTCGACAGAAAACCTAAAGGCCGCTGTGGCTAACATCGATCCAACCCTTCTTTTAGCTGGGCCGCCGGGCGTTCCGGATTGGGATGAAATCCAAGTCGATTTCACAAAACCGTTTGAACTCGACATGAGTCTTTACTCTCTCGATGTTACTAGCGACTTGTAA